The genomic stretch CCATCACCGGGCGAATGCCTGCCAGAATATCGGGCAGACGCGCCATGCGGTGAATAAAATGGGCGAATCCGCGATAGCGCAGGCGTTTGGCGGCGACCTGAACCCAGTCTTCCAGCGCCGTGTCCTCGCCCAATGCGCCCTCGCGACCCACATAGGGCGAGGGGCGGCTGGCACTGCGGTCAAAAAAGGGCGGGTTGGCAATCACATGGTCAAAGCTGCGTTCATTCAGGGGGACCGGCAATTGGGTCAGGTCGGCACAGGTGACGTCCAGCCCGTTGCGGCGGGCCAGATCCGCATAAAAGGGCTGGCGCTCGACTCCGTGCAACTCCAGCCCCGGCACCCGCGCGCCCAGACACAGGGCCGCCGCGCCTGCGCCGCAGCCCAGATCCAGCACCGATTGTCCCGCCTGCGCGGGAACGCTGGCAGCCAGCAGCACCGGATCCAATCCCGCGCGATACCCGGTGCGCGGTTGCCACAGCATCACCTGCCCGCCCAAAAAGGCGTCTTGGGTCAGATCGCTCTCCGCGCTCACCGGCCCAGCGGAATGTCGTTGTCGCGCATGACCCGTGTGGCGGCGACATGGTCATCAGAGCGCACCATCAGGCGGCGCGGGAAAATCCCGATCCCGCCTTCAAGCACGCTCATGTTTACGTCCAATTCAAAGCAGTCTATATCCTCGCCCGACAGTAGGGCCGAGGCAAAGGCGATGATCGTCGGGTCGTTGCTGCGCAAAAGTTCTTTCATGATCACGGATGTAAGAGAAGGCAGGCCTCAATGTACAGGGGCCAATGGGGGCAAGATGGACAGCAGCACAACGATGTTGAAACCGCATGACCGGCTGGCCGCCCGGCTGGCCGACGACATGGACGCCGTAAACACACTGATCCGCACCAAGATGGCCTCGGAACATGCGCCGCGCATTCCCGAAGTGACCGCGCATCTGGTGGGGGCGGGCGGCAAGCGTTTGCGCCCCATGCTGACACTCGCGTCGGCGCATTTGTGCGGATATACGGGGCCTTATCACGTTCATCTGGCCGCCACGGTCGAATTTATCCACACCGCCACGCTGTTGCACGACGATGTGGTGGACGAAAGCGAACAGCGCCGTGGCCGC from Pseudosulfitobacter sp. DSM 107133 encodes the following:
- a CDS encoding methyltransferase, with translation MLWQPRTGYRAGLDPVLLAASVPAQAGQSVLDLGCGAGAAALCLGARVPGLELHGVERQPFYADLARRNGLDVTCADLTQLPVPLNERSFDHVIANPPFFDRSASRPSPYVGREGALGEDTALEDWVQVAAKRLRYRGFAHFIHRMARLPDILAGIRPVMGSVEVLPFSARPGRAPELCIIRARKGGRAEFRLHFPRLLHRGESHLRDAESYTTEIKAVLRDGAALEF
- a CDS encoding DUF2007 domain-containing protein; this translates as MKELLRSNDPTIIAFASALLSGEDIDCFELDVNMSVLEGGIGIFPRRLMVRSDDHVAATRVMRDNDIPLGR